A genomic stretch from Algoriphagus halophilus includes:
- a CDS encoding M13 family metallopeptidase: MKKILYASLALLAACTTGPDMKEEQVREHFIKVDEINPAIRPGDNFFMHVNGTWYDTVKIADDQVGVGSYSFLNIPQKQLLENILTEVSKEAHPKGSIEQKVGDFYASGMDTAAINARGYEPIIPILEQIEAISRLSDLHQFVTSELKSNNQTLIGLRISPDDENSSINIVHLSQTGIGLPDRDYYFNTDSSTIGIQKAYQHYLATLFQLTGSTETEATNAAEKTYELEKSLAESHKTRIQRRVVKENYHKLSVDDIETENGNIGLQAILTELGLSADSVDVRQPAYYNKLNAMLGSVPLEDWKTYLKASTLVNYADILSTPFENAAFEYSKVVSGQSTQLTRAQQMVQKVDRQLGFDLGQLYVKRYFNEDAKQRVLTLVNNLQKAFESRINKLDWMSDSTKTQAKEKLYSITKKIGYPDEWREYKVSIDKNNYFENVIALRKDESQYQLAKFGKAPNRAEWGTTPSTVTAYYNPSLNEIVFPAGILQYPYFDFYADDAVNYGGIGMVIGHELTHAFDDQGSQFDKDGNVKNWWTTEDYEKFKAKTQQLIDRYDTYTVLDSVHIKGAMTIGENTADNGGIYIAYDAFKLTEQGQDTTKIDGYTPDQRFCLSIANIWRVKVRDEYMRTYVNTNSHSPAMWRVNGPLMNFEPFYQAFDIQPGDKNFKPEEQRIKIW; encoded by the coding sequence ATGAAAAAAATCCTTTACGCTTCTCTGGCTCTTCTAGCAGCTTGTACCACTGGTCCTGACATGAAAGAAGAGCAAGTTCGAGAGCATTTTATCAAAGTAGATGAAATCAATCCTGCCATTCGTCCAGGGGATAATTTCTTCATGCATGTCAATGGCACTTGGTATGATACCGTCAAAATAGCTGATGATCAAGTAGGAGTAGGCTCCTATTCCTTTTTAAATATTCCCCAAAAACAGTTATTGGAAAATATTTTAACTGAAGTATCAAAAGAAGCGCATCCCAAGGGGAGTATTGAACAAAAAGTAGGGGATTTTTATGCCTCTGGAATGGATACAGCTGCCATTAATGCGAGAGGCTATGAACCCATTATTCCAATTTTAGAGCAAATTGAGGCTATCAGCCGCCTTTCCGACCTACACCAATTTGTAACTTCTGAATTGAAGTCAAATAATCAAACCCTGATTGGGTTAAGAATATCTCCTGATGATGAGAACAGTAGCATCAACATTGTTCATCTCAGCCAAACTGGTATAGGCTTACCTGACAGGGATTACTACTTCAATACTGATTCCTCTACCATTGGTATTCAAAAGGCATATCAACATTACCTGGCCACCCTATTTCAATTGACTGGTAGTACAGAAACAGAGGCTACTAACGCCGCTGAAAAGACTTATGAGCTAGAGAAATCCTTGGCAGAATCCCATAAGACTAGAATCCAGCGCAGAGTTGTAAAAGAAAACTACCATAAGTTGTCTGTAGATGATATTGAAACAGAAAACGGGAACATTGGTCTACAAGCTATTCTAACGGAGTTAGGTCTTTCTGCAGATTCTGTCGATGTTAGGCAACCTGCATATTACAATAAGTTAAACGCCATGCTTGGCTCAGTTCCACTGGAAGATTGGAAAACCTACCTGAAAGCGAGCACATTGGTCAACTATGCAGATATCTTAAGTACCCCTTTCGAAAATGCAGCTTTTGAATATTCGAAGGTTGTTTCTGGACAATCCACTCAATTGACTCGAGCACAACAAATGGTACAGAAAGTGGACAGACAGTTGGGTTTTGACTTGGGACAATTATATGTCAAAAGATACTTCAATGAAGATGCAAAACAACGTGTTTTAACCCTTGTCAATAACCTCCAAAAGGCATTCGAAAGTAGAATCAATAAGCTGGATTGGATGAGTGACAGTACTAAAACTCAAGCAAAAGAAAAGTTGTATTCCATTACCAAAAAGATCGGTTACCCTGATGAATGGAGAGAATACAAGGTCTCCATTGACAAGAACAACTACTTTGAAAACGTCATAGCCCTTAGAAAAGACGAAAGTCAATATCAGTTGGCTAAATTTGGAAAAGCCCCAAATAGAGCTGAGTGGGGAACCACTCCAAGCACTGTAACAGCTTATTACAATCCCTCATTAAACGAGATCGTCTTTCCAGCCGGGATTCTTCAATACCCTTATTTTGACTTCTATGCGGATGATGCTGTGAACTATGGAGGAATTGGAATGGTGATTGGACATGAATTGACTCATGCTTTTGATGATCAAGGTTCTCAGTTTGATAAAGATGGAAATGTAAAAAATTGGTGGACAACAGAGGACTATGAAAAATTCAAGGCCAAAACTCAGCAATTGATCGATCGCTATGACACCTATACGGTATTAGATTCTGTTCACATTAAAGGAGCCATGACCATTGGGGAAAATACAGCAGATAATGGAGGAATCTACATCGCTTACGATGCATTTAAACTCACAGAACAAGGGCAGGACACTACCAAGATAGATGGGTATACCCCAGATCAACGTTTTTGTCTATCTATTGCCAATATTTGGAGAGTGAAAGTGAGGGATGAGTATATGAGAACCTATGTCAATACCAATTCCCACTCCCCAGCTATGTGGAGAGTCAATGGTCCTCTGATGAATTTTGAACCATTCTATCAAGCTTTTGACATTCAGCCCGGGGACAAAAACTTTAAACCTGAAGAGCAACGGATTAAAATCTGGTAG
- a CDS encoding molybdopterin cofactor-binding domain-containing protein: protein MNNSVSFFLNGEEVTITNPKPDLLLLDYLRSNEVGLTGAKKGCGQGGCGACTVILSTWNEKNQAAEHKSINSCLRPVCALGGMAITTIEGTGGIKRPENKHLTFTPSSSRGASNLAVTAPPAWNKNKADLLDSSTSRKEKVRQQLASISTNSISSNCLSEQENQDLHEGINPVAHRLAVNNGTQCGYCTVGFVMNMSAFLAANPSPTKKEIESIFDGNICRCTGYRSILTGMKTFASDWSAEDEAQRMKCLTEDKCQQVLVHESINIPFPKAAKMALPPISILNSTQKWLSPETVDELKDILRKNPPDTTQIVFGNTSFGVYAEEFPKFKLFVDIKLIPELYGISKSEKGLEVGASTTYSELLTHLDQLIKKENLAPTSRIGAIQYMVHRTAGMIVRNAASIAGNTMLELKHIQSGPPFPSDLFTALFGTDSEIRILRVKSGKESRIKISVLIQQLLKAPEMVHDLIILGYFIPFGNANEVTLSQKVALREVNSHSIVNNCTRIELDQNLKVKEVSIVFAGIAPVAWKASSSEQWLKGKTLDLDLLPKLTTILRREVQKELNQWESQGRYESIPSEGFTDEYKTNLAISFLYKAVIRTLLEKSTQGVPTDLSSAGDINWGNWGLSNGTQSYEIQDFKKPLSQPYIKLMAFHQAMGQVHYTHEIPLPPVGKNAAFIQSKKSLANYHFINPDSKENINEEVLERILRDKFPSFFKLINSKDIPVGGMNLQGMAFDQPVFATDNILYPGQAIAMVIAQTEQDAIEIAEYASCNCVGYSPITWQNAGKDQWDKSWEEPIVSIEDAIKKGSIFPDCPSTASFVSHIWKITRPGTELYWVNLKRDPLDKTPNLRKEKIDGASCLVVENTQISGEQVHFYMETQACVAFPEDDDQILVHPSSQSPMEMHQTVASTLAAEHNKVNVDIRQLGGGYGGKTEQAKFVAAPVAVAAHALNRPIRLAMKREHDTAMIGKRHGYYGQYQIAVDQGKLREEDRGIIRGLHLKIWADGGAFYDCSYIVSNCVQLRIDNAYKVKNFESQLDVCRTNKAPNTAMRAFGDIQGKLILENAIDDGAFSIGMDPVEFRRKNMYVRGDVTPFGQALSYCYMRDVWKYVEEKSNYREKLQEVDAFNKANKWKKRGVYMIPVKYGSGYNLVMIEQAAAIVSVYSGDGSVSINQGGVDMGQGMMTKVEQVAAYVLNIPMELIQIHSPTTKSIPNPTSTGGSTGTAYNGEAVKQACEKMRSRITEFGFKLLKDHGEEWCKEQGIDFWNHGSAGWSASIKRPIDQHPKLIWQNLVALAYQYRVDLIASFTAPIPGGTTPIPAMTFKPNSENKAIPGIDLAKVPSTAGVVDSFVGFTFSAACSEVEVDILTGEVKILKSDIVFDMGWSLNPAIDIGQVEGAFVQGVGYVLTEKLVFEPNGEEKGRLNTLNTWTYKPPAITTIPLEMNTYLYPRSNSSEVPENPNGLFSSKEVGEPPLVLATSVFFAIKSAIRASRLERGLSGYFKLDAPATVQEVSRVLEVKKQDFK from the coding sequence ATGAACAATAGCGTTTCATTTTTCCTCAATGGAGAAGAAGTTACCATTACCAACCCAAAACCTGACTTACTCTTATTGGATTATTTACGATCCAATGAAGTAGGACTAACTGGAGCCAAAAAAGGATGTGGCCAAGGGGGGTGTGGTGCTTGTACTGTCATTTTATCTACCTGGAATGAAAAAAATCAGGCAGCTGAACACAAGTCAATCAATTCATGCCTAAGGCCGGTTTGCGCCTTGGGAGGGATGGCTATCACCACTATTGAAGGTACGGGAGGTATTAAAAGACCAGAAAACAAACATTTGACTTTTACACCTTCTTCCTCAAGGGGAGCCTCTAATTTAGCTGTAACAGCCCCTCCGGCTTGGAATAAAAACAAAGCAGATCTACTTGATTCCAGTACTAGTAGAAAAGAAAAAGTTAGGCAGCAGTTAGCATCAATTTCAACTAATTCCATCTCATCCAACTGTTTATCTGAGCAGGAAAATCAAGATCTGCATGAGGGGATAAATCCAGTAGCCCACCGCTTGGCGGTCAACAATGGAACTCAATGTGGGTATTGCACGGTGGGATTTGTCATGAATATGTCGGCATTTTTAGCAGCAAACCCTTCACCTACAAAAAAGGAAATTGAATCAATTTTCGATGGAAATATTTGTCGATGTACGGGATATAGATCTATCCTCACTGGAATGAAAACTTTTGCCTCTGATTGGAGTGCGGAAGATGAGGCACAACGAATGAAGTGCCTAACTGAGGATAAATGTCAACAAGTCCTTGTTCATGAGTCCATCAACATCCCTTTTCCAAAAGCTGCAAAGATGGCATTACCGCCTATTTCTATCCTAAACTCCACGCAGAAATGGCTTAGCCCAGAGACTGTGGATGAGTTGAAAGATATATTGAGAAAGAACCCGCCTGATACCACCCAAATCGTTTTTGGAAATACATCCTTTGGGGTTTATGCCGAAGAGTTCCCCAAATTCAAATTATTCGTCGATATCAAATTAATTCCTGAACTATATGGGATTTCCAAAAGTGAGAAAGGACTTGAAGTAGGTGCTTCTACCACATACTCTGAATTATTAACCCATTTAGACCAGCTCATCAAAAAAGAAAATTTAGCTCCAACTTCTAGAATTGGAGCTATTCAATATATGGTCCATAGAACAGCTGGAATGATTGTTAGAAACGCGGCATCCATTGCAGGAAATACCATGCTTGAATTAAAACATATTCAAAGTGGCCCACCTTTTCCATCGGATTTATTTACGGCGCTCTTTGGAACGGATTCTGAAATCAGGATTTTAAGGGTGAAGTCAGGCAAAGAATCTCGAATCAAGATTTCAGTTTTGATTCAGCAGTTATTAAAAGCACCTGAAATGGTACATGATCTAATCATTTTGGGATATTTCATTCCTTTTGGAAATGCAAATGAGGTGACCTTATCTCAAAAAGTAGCTCTGAGAGAAGTGAATTCCCATTCTATTGTTAACAATTGTACCAGAATAGAACTTGACCAGAATTTAAAAGTAAAAGAAGTTTCCATCGTATTTGCTGGAATTGCCCCTGTTGCTTGGAAAGCTTCTAGTTCAGAACAATGGTTAAAGGGCAAGACCTTAGACTTAGACCTGTTACCCAAATTGACTACAATCCTAAGAAGAGAAGTTCAAAAGGAGTTGAATCAATGGGAAAGTCAAGGAAGATATGAGTCCATTCCATCCGAGGGCTTTACCGATGAGTACAAAACCAACTTGGCAATTTCATTTCTATATAAAGCAGTAATCAGGACTCTTTTAGAAAAATCAACCCAGGGGGTGCCAACTGATCTTTCATCAGCAGGAGATATTAATTGGGGAAACTGGGGTTTAAGTAATGGAACCCAATCATATGAAATTCAGGACTTTAAAAAACCTCTTTCTCAACCATACATCAAGTTAATGGCTTTTCATCAAGCCATGGGGCAAGTACATTATACGCATGAGATTCCGCTACCTCCTGTGGGTAAGAATGCTGCATTTATTCAATCCAAAAAATCCCTTGCCAATTATCATTTTATAAACCCTGACTCGAAAGAGAATATTAATGAAGAAGTTTTGGAACGTATTCTCAGGGATAAGTTTCCTTCCTTTTTTAAGCTGATCAATTCAAAGGATATCCCTGTTGGGGGAATGAACCTGCAGGGGATGGCTTTTGATCAACCTGTTTTTGCTACAGATAACATTCTTTATCCTGGACAAGCCATTGCCATGGTCATCGCACAAACAGAGCAAGATGCCATTGAAATCGCAGAATATGCCTCATGTAATTGCGTAGGCTATTCTCCCATCACTTGGCAAAATGCAGGAAAAGACCAATGGGATAAAAGTTGGGAAGAGCCCATTGTTTCTATTGAGGACGCCATTAAAAAAGGCAGCATTTTTCCAGATTGCCCAAGTACAGCCTCCTTCGTTTCTCATATATGGAAAATCACCAGACCCGGTACGGAGCTGTACTGGGTAAATCTGAAGAGGGACCCTTTGGATAAAACCCCAAATTTAAGGAAAGAGAAAATAGATGGGGCTTCCTGCCTGGTGGTAGAAAACACCCAGATTTCGGGAGAGCAAGTCCATTTTTATATGGAAACTCAAGCCTGCGTAGCATTTCCGGAAGATGATGACCAAATCTTAGTCCATCCCTCTTCCCAAAGTCCCATGGAAATGCACCAAACAGTCGCAAGTACCTTGGCTGCAGAGCATAATAAAGTGAACGTGGACATCCGACAATTAGGAGGGGGGTATGGAGGAAAGACCGAGCAAGCAAAATTTGTTGCTGCTCCGGTAGCAGTAGCAGCCCATGCTTTGAATAGACCAATCCGACTGGCAATGAAGCGGGAACATGATACCGCGATGATAGGAAAGCGTCATGGATATTATGGTCAGTACCAAATTGCTGTAGATCAAGGCAAATTACGGGAAGAGGACCGAGGGATCATCAGAGGCTTACATCTGAAGATCTGGGCGGACGGAGGAGCATTTTATGATTGTTCCTATATCGTATCCAACTGTGTTCAGTTACGAATTGACAATGCCTACAAGGTCAAAAATTTCGAAAGTCAATTAGATGTATGTAGAACCAATAAAGCTCCTAATACAGCCATGAGAGCCTTTGGAGATATACAAGGCAAACTCATTTTAGAAAATGCGATTGATGATGGTGCATTCTCTATCGGAATGGATCCTGTGGAATTTAGAAGGAAAAACATGTATGTAAGAGGGGATGTAACCCCTTTTGGACAGGCCCTTTCCTATTGCTACATGCGGGATGTCTGGAAATATGTGGAAGAAAAAAGCAATTACCGGGAAAAGCTCCAAGAAGTGGATGCATTCAATAAAGCCAATAAATGGAAAAAAAGAGGAGTGTATATGATTCCGGTAAAATACGGTTCCGGTTATAATCTGGTCATGATCGAGCAGGCAGCAGCAATTGTTTCGGTGTATTCTGGGGATGGAAGTGTTTCAATCAATCAAGGAGGAGTAGATATGGGGCAGGGCATGATGACCAAAGTTGAACAAGTTGCCGCATACGTGTTGAATATTCCTATGGAGTTAATTCAAATTCACAGTCCCACTACCAAAAGCATTCCCAATCCCACAAGTACCGGAGGTTCTACCGGAACTGCCTATAATGGAGAAGCAGTGAAGCAGGCTTGTGAGAAAATGCGAAGTAGAATTACCGAATTTGGCTTCAAGCTCTTAAAAGACCATGGAGAAGAATGGTGTAAAGAACAGGGAATTGACTTTTGGAATCATGGCTCAGCAGGTTGGTCTGCTTCCATAAAAAGGCCCATCGATCAACATCCTAAATTAATTTGGCAAAACTTGGTGGCATTAGCCTATCAATATCGAGTAGATTTAATAGCATCATTTACAGCACCGATTCCTGGAGGAACCACTCCAATTCCTGCCATGACCTTCAAACCAAACAGTGAAAACAAGGCGATCCCAGGAATTGATTTAGCCAAGGTACCAAGTACAGCTGGGGTGGTGGACTCCTTTGTAGGATTTACATTTTCTGCAGCATGCTCGGAAGTAGAGGTAGATATTCTCACTGGAGAGGTAAAGATTTTAAAATCTGATATTGTTTTTGATATGGGATGGAGTTTAAACCCTGCCATTGACATAGGTCAGGTAGAAGGAGCATTTGTCCAAGGAGTGGGATATGTATTGACAGAAAAATTGGTCTTTGAACCTAATGGAGAGGAAAAAGGAAGGTTGAATACCTTAAACACTTGGACCTATAAGCCACCGGCGATCACTACCATCCCCTTGGAAATGAATACTTATTTATATCCAAGATCCAACTCTTCAGAAGTGCCTGAAAACCCTAATGGGCTTTTTTCATCCAAAGAAGTAGGGGAGCCTCCTTTGGTTTTGGCCACCAGTGTATTCTTTGCCATAAAATCAGCCATTCGAGCTTCTAGATTGGAACGAGGTCTGTCTGGGTATTTTAAATTAGATGCCCCAGCCACAGTTCAGGAAGTAAGTAGGGTATTGGAAGTAAAGAAGCAGGATTTTAAATAA